GCTGCGCGCCGCAATCCTCACGAGCATCGCGACGAAGGACTTTTCCGAACTCGCCTAGCTGGCGCGTAGGTCCGCCCAGTCAGGATTCTCGTCGAATTTCGCGGCGACGAAGGAACATTGCGGATCGATCAGGAAGTCCTTGCGCCGGGCATGGTCGATCAGGTGGTCGACCAACCGGCTGGCGATGCCGCGACCGCCGATCTTGCGCGGCACGATGGTGTGCGTGGCGACGCGCACTTCCTTGCCGTCGCAGTCTTCCCCTGGCTCCCATTCGAGATAGCCGGTCGTGCTCTCTCCCGCGGGATGGGCGACGTACTTGCCGCCCTGGCCCTGCACATGGTGGGTGATGGTGACGTCGAGGGTGTCGCTCATTGTGTCCAAGCTCCTTCTTGCCAATAACGCAGGCCGCGGTAAGGCCGTTCCCCGATGGATCGTAAGCCCTTCCTCTCCGACAATGCCGCATCGGTACACCCGCACGTGTGGGAGGCCATGCGTTTAGCAGACCAGCCAGATTCGCCATATGATGGAGATCAAATTAGCGCCCGGCTCGATGCGCGCTTCAGCGAGTTGTTCGGGCGCGAATGTGCCGCGATCTGGATCGCCACCGGGACCGCCGCCAATTGCCTGGCGCTCGCCACCATGTGTCAGCCGCACGGCGCGGTGGTGTGCCATGAAGAAGCGCATATCGAGGTGGACGAGGGCGGCGCGCCTGGCTTCTTCCTCCACGGGGCCAAGCTGATGCTGGCAAGCGGGGACGGCGCCAAGATCACTCCAGAGGGGATCGCTGCACTGATCGATCCGATCCGCGACGACGTCCACCAGGTTCAGCCGCATGCGATCTCTATTACACAGGCGAGCGAATATGGGCTGAGCTACCGGCTAGGCGAGTTGGCCGCCATCGGCCAGTTCGCGCGGGAACGTGGGCTGGGACTGCATATGGACGGCGCGCGCTTTGCCAATGCGGCCGCGTTCCTCGGCGGCAATGCTTCGGAGGCTGCCGGCCCGGTCGATACGCTCAGCTTCGGTTGCATCAAGAACGGCGGCATGAGCGCCGAGGCGCTGGTGCTGTTCGATCCGGCGCAGGCCGACCTGGTCAAGTACCGCCGCAAGCGGGCGGGGCACCTGCAATGCAAGGGGCGCTACCTCGCCGCGCAAATCCTGGCGATGCTCGACGGCGACCTGTGGCTTGCCAATGCGCGCGCCGCGAATGGCGCCGCTGCCGAGATCGGCCAGGCGGCGAGCGACAGGCTGATGTACCCGGTCGAGGCCAATGAGGTCTTTATGCGGCTGACCGCAACCGAGCGCGAAGCGTTGCGGGCGCAGGGTTTCGATTTCTACGATTGGGGCGCGGAGTCCGCCCGCTTCGTCACCGCGTGGAACACGGCGCAGGATGATGCCGTTGCGCTGCGACGGGCGATCGCCAGCCTATGAGCGACGCCCCTCCGCCGCATGCGCTGCTGCGGCCCCGTATCGCTCTCCCGTTTCTCCTCACTGCGCTAATCTGGGGTTCGACCTGGTATGTCATAACCGGGCAGATCGCCGATGCCTCGGCCAGTTGGTCGATCGCATGGCGCTTCATGATAGCCACCCCGGCGATGTTCCTGGTCGCGTTGCTGATGCGCCGTCCGCTGGCGCTTGGACCACGGGGCCAGATGCTGGCGGTGATGATCGGGCTGTTCCAGTTCTGCGGCAATTTCAACTTCGTCTACCGATCGGAGATGCACCTGACCTCGGGCATCGTCGCGGTGATGTTCTCGATCGTGTTCGTTCCCAATGCGCTGCTCGGGCGAGCGATGCTGGGCGAGCCGATCAGCGGGCGTTTCCTGCTGGGCAGCCTGGTGGCGCTGTCGGGGATCGCCCTGCTGCTGGTGCATGAAGCCCGGGTCAGCCCTCTCGGCGGGAACGTGGTGCTGGGAATAGGGCTCGGGATGCTGGGCATGCTGTCGGCGTCCTTCGCTAACATCATCCAGGCGGGAAGCGTCGGACGGGTCCTGCCGATGGCGAGCCTGCTGGCCTGGTCGATGCTTTACGGAACGGCTTTCAACATCGCGATAGCGTGGTGGGCCGAAGGTGTGCCCGTGCTGCCCGTGGTTCCGGCCTTCTGGTACGGCCTGGTGTGGCTCGCCTTGGCGGGCTCGGTCGTCACCTTCCCGCTCTATTACCAGCTCGTGCGCGAGCTCGGGGCGGGCCGTGCCGCCTATAACGGCGTGGCGGTGGTCATCATCGCCATGCTGATCTCGACCTTGGCGGAAGGGTATGGCTGGTCCTTGCTGGCCATCGGCGGGGCTTTGCTCGCCCTGTTCGGCCTGCTCATCGCGCTCAGGGCGCGGCAGGCCTAGAGCAAGCTCGACAGCCCCTCGCGATAAGTCGGATATTGCGGATGCCAGCCCAGCAATCGCTTGGCCTTGCCGTTCGCGACGCGGCGGTTCTCTGCATAGAATCCGCGCGCCATCTCGCTCAGCCCGGCTTCCTCGATCGACTGCAGTGGCGGTGGATCGACCTCGAGCAAGCGGCAGGCCTCCTCGATCACCGCATTGCCGCTGGCGGGAAGATCGTCGGCGAGGTTGTAGACTCCGGGCGGCGCGTCATCGTCGATCGCCGCAACCACCCCGGCCACGATATCGTCGACATGCACCCGGCTGAAGACCTGTCCGGGCAAATCGATCCGCCGCGCCTTGCCTTCGCGGACCCGGTCGAGCGCAGAACGGCCCGGACCGTAGATGCCCGGTAACCTGAAAGCGCGTGCGCCTATCTCAAGCCACTTTTGGTCTACCTCAGCGCGCGCATTGCGTCTTCCAGATGCACCGGAAGTTACCGTCGGCGCGCTTTCATCGACCCACGCGCCCTCGGTGTCGCCATAAACCCCGGTCGAGGAGAGATAGCCGATCCAACGACCCTGGATCGCGTTGCCATAGCGTTCGAGCACCGGATCGCCGCCGGACTCGCGATCGGGAGGGACGCTCGACAACAGGTGGCTGGCATTTGCGAGCGCCTCGCGCACCGCCGCTTCGTCGCCGAAATCGAAGTTGCCCTTGCTGCCCGTCGCATCGACCTGCCACCCGCATTTTTCCAGCGCTTCGGCAATCTGTCCTGCCGTGTAGCCGAGGCCAAATATGAACAATCGTCCCATTTCGCCGTTCTAAACGTTGGACCCAGTGTCAAAGCAACCTAAATCGAGCGCCATGGATATCGTAGCAACGCCCAATAACCCCGAAGGCAACCCCGAACTCGCCGATGCGGCGCCGACTCCGCACGAACCGGCGATCATCTATCGCAAGGACTATAGGCCATTTGCCTGGCTGGTGCCGGAAACGAAGCTCGATTTCGAGCTTGGCTTGGACTCGACCAAGGTGACCGCTATCCTTTCGGTCGAACCTAATCCCCAGGCCGAGGCCTCGGGCCGGATCCGGCTCAACGGCGATGGGCAGGCGCCGCTTTCGGTCAAGGTCGATGGCGAGGCGGTGAACAGCTGGTCGGTCGACGGGGAGGACCTTATCATCCCGCTCAGCGCCGAGTCTCACGAGATCGAGATCGCTACCCAGATCGATCCCAGCGCCAACACGCAGCTCGAGGGACTCTACGCCTCCAACGGCATGCTCTGCACGCAGTGCGAGGCTGAGGGCTTCCGCCGCATCACCTATTTTCCTGACCGGCCAGACGTGCTGTCGATCTTCTCGGTCAGCATGCGCGGGCCCGCCGACCAGTTCCCGGTACTGCTGTGCAACGGCAACGAGGTGGCGCGCGGGACCACCGACGACGGGATCGGCTGGGCGGACTGGCACGACCCATGGCCCAAGCCGAGCTATCTCTTCGCCCTGGTCGCTGGCAATCTGGTGGCCAACAGCGGCACCTTCACCACGATGAACGGACGCGAGGTCACGCTCAATATCTGGGTGCGGCAGGAAGACCTGTCGCGCACCGACCACGCGCTCGAATCGCTCAGGAAGTCGATGAAGTGGGATGAGGAGGTGTTCGGTCGCGAGTACGACCTCGACCTCTACAACATTGTCGCCGTGTCTGACTTCAACATGGGCGCGATGGAGAACAAGGGCCTCAACGTCTTCAACACCAAATATGTGCTGGCCGACGAGGACACCGCGACCGATGCCGATTACGACGCGATCGAAGGCGTGATCGCGCACGAATATTTTCACAATTGGTCGGGCAACCGCGTCACCTGTCGCGACTGGTTCCAGCTCAGCCTCAAGGAAGGCTTCACCGTGCTGCGCGACCAGCTGTTCAGCCAGGACATGCAGGGTGAAGCGGTCAAGCGGATCGAGGATGTGCGGATCCTCCGCGCGGCGCAATTCCCCGAGGACTCTGGCCCGCTCGCCCATCCGATCCGGCCCGACAGCTATCGCGAGATCTCGAATTTCTACACCGCCACCGTCTACAACAAGGGTGCCGAGGTGATCCGCATGATCCGGACCATGGTGGGCGAGGCACGCTTCCGCCAGGGTACCGATCTCTATTTCGACCGCCACGATGGTGAAGCGGCGACTTGCGAGGATTTCGTCAAGGCGATGGAGGATGGAGCGGAGGTCGATCTATCCCAGTTCCGCTTGTGGTACTCGCAGGCCGGCACGCCGAAGGTCGAGGCATCGCTGCTGCATTCGGGCGATACGACGCTGCTCGCGCTCAAACAGGAGGTGCCTGACACGCCGGGCCAATCCCGCAAGCAGCCGATGGTCGTGCCGCTCAAGGTCGCCCTGTTCGACCGCGATACCGGCAAGCATTCGGGCGAGCAGCTCCTGATCCTCGACGAGGCGCAGAAGGGCTTCAATTTCACCGGTTTCGACAAGCCGCCGATCCTTTCGATCAATCGCGGCTTCTCCGCCCCGGTCACGATCCAGCGCGATGTACCGCGTGACGACCTCGTTTTTCTGGCCGCGAATGATGACGACAGCTTTGCGCGGTACGAGGCAATGCAGGAACTGGTGGTCGGGCACCTGGTCGCCGCTGCCAGGGACTCGCTATCGGATACGGAGCGTACCGCGGGCGAAGACGCGATTGCACAGGCGATGCGCGCGATTCTTGCCGATGAGGCGCTCGACGATGCCATGCGCGGCGAGCTGATGATGCTGCCGAGCCAGACTTACCTCCTTGAACAGGTCGCGCGCGACGGCGCGACGGCCGACCCCGGCACGATTCACGAACAGCGCGAAGGGCTCAAGGCACTGCTGGGAGCGCGGCTCGCGCAGCCGCTGCGCGACATCTACGAGCGCGTCGCAAATGTTCCGTTCAATGGCGAGGGTGCCCGCGGTGCGCTCAAGGTAAAGACGCAGGTACTGACCTACGTCGCTGCCAGCGATCCGGAAACGGCAGCCGAACTCGCGGCCCGTCAGTATGACCAAGCCGACAACATGACCGACCGCCAAGGTGCGCTGATGGTGCTGTGCGGCCTCGATCATCCCGAACGCACCCACAAGCTGCTCGATTTCTACACGCGTTATCGCGGCAATGCGCTGGTGATCGACAAGTGGTTCACCCTCCAGGCGCTGTCGCTCCACCCCGATGCGCTTGAGCATGTGAAGGCGCTCGCGGAGCACCCGGATTTCAATCTCAAGAACCCCAACCGCGTCCGGTCGCTCTACATGGCCTTCGCCGGCAATCCGTACGCGTTTCATGTCGAGAGCGGCGAGGGCTACCGGCTGATCGCCGACCTCATTCTGGCGCTCGACCCGATCAATCCACAGACTGCGGCGCGTTTCGTCCCCTCGCTCGGCAAGTGGCGCAAGATCGAGCCAAATCGCTCGGAGTTGATGCGCAGCGAGCTCGAACGGATCCGCGAGGCGGCCAAGCTATCGCGCGATACCTACGAGCAGGTGGCGCGGAGCCTTGATGGCTGACCTGCCACTCGACATTGCGCGATCCCGGTTGCTGGGGGACATCCCGCACGGGTTCGTCGGTCACGCCGACTCCGGCTGGCAGTTCGGCTTTGGCGGTGAAGGTTCGCCGCCCGACATTGCGGCCATGCGCGCGTGCGCAGCGGATGAGGTCCTCGCCGGGTCGGTACTTGTCGCCCCGCACCAGGTTCATTCGCCCGACGTGGTGACCGTGACGCAAGCATGGGAGGATGCGCCCACGGGCAGGCCGGTCGCCGATGCCGTCGTCACCGACAGGCGCGGCATTTCACTCGGCATCGTTACCGCCGACTGCGCCCCGGTACTGTTCGCCGATGGCGAAGCCGGCGTGATCGGCGCTGCGCATGCGGGTTGGAGAGGCGCGCACGAAGGAGTGCTCGAAAACACCCTTGCAGCAATGGAGGCTCTCGGCGCCAGGCGCGCGCAGATCGCTGCGGCGATCGGTCCGACCATCGCGCAGGCCAGCTATGAGGTCGACGACGGTTTCCGCGCGCAGTTCCCGGCTGACGATTCGCGCTTCTTCGTCGAAGGCCGCGAAGGGCATTGGCAATTCGATCTTCCTGCCTATGTCGCGGCGCGGCTGGCGCGCGCCGGGCTCTCTAGAATCGAGGACCTCGGCCTCGATACCTACGCCAATGAATCGCGCTATTATTCCTATCGCCGCGCGACCCACCGCGCCGAGCCGAACTATGGGCGACAGCTGAGCCTCATCGCACTTGCATGAAACTGCACAATTCATGCTGAAAACACGGTTGGCTTTGACGGCCATTGCGTCTATCAGCGCGCCCAAACCGGGCTTGGAAACCGCATCAGTCGGTCGAAATCCCGGGGTAGCCGTCGCGGGGGCGCGGACAGTTTCCCCAAGGCGGTTGAACGCGTATCTGCCCCGCCATTCGGCAATGGGGCGCTTGGCTCGAGCAAGGTTAAGGCTGATGGCTGAAACAACTGGCACCGCTACGCCCGCAGAAGTCGCTGAACACAGCGAAGACGGGGTTCGGCGGCGCGATTTCATCAATATTGCCGCGGTTGGCGCGGCAGGCGTGGGCGGCGTGGCCACCCTGCTTCCGCTGATCAGCCAGATGGCGCCTTCGGCCGACGTGCTGGCCGAAAGCAGCACCGAGGTCGACATTTCGGCCATCGAACCGGGCCAGGCGATCAAGGCGGTATTCCGCAAGCAGCCGCTTTTCATCAAGCGCCTGACCCGCTCCGAAATCGAGGCCGCCAACGCGATCGAGGCCGATTCCCTTCGCGACCCTGAGTCGCTGGGCGACCGCACCAAGGAAGGGCACGAGGATGTGCTCGTCACCATGGGCGTGTGTACCCACCTCGGCTGTGTCCCGCTCGGTGCCGCCGAAGGCGAGATCAAGGGTGAATTCGGGGGCTATTTCTGCCCCTGCCACGGGTCGCACTACGACACGGCAGGCCGCATCCGCAAGGGACCGGCGCCGACCAATCTCGAAGTTCCGGAATATGAATTCACTTCCGACACGGTCATCCGCGTCGGCTGAGGTCTGAGAGACGATTTATGAGCTTTCCCTGGGCACGCCAGTACGAACCGCAGAACGGTTTCATGAAGTGGATGGACGAGAAGCTTCCGCTTCCCCGTCTGGTCTATAACGCCGTCGGTGCCGGATATCCGGTTCCGCGCAACCTCAGCTACATGTGGAACTTCGGCGTCCTCGCCGGATTCTTCCTGGTCCTGCAGATCGTCACGGGCATCATCCTGGCGATGCATTACGCCTCCGACGCGACCGTGGCCTTCGGCAAGGTCGAGCACATCATGCGTGACGTCAACTGGGGCTGGCTGATGCGCTATGCCCACGCCAACGGCGCGAGCTTCTTCTTCATAGTCATCTACCTGCACATCTTCCGCGGCTTCTATTACTCGTCCTACAAGGCGCCGCGCGAGATGATCTGGCTGCTGGGTGTGGTGATCTTCCTGCTCATGATGGCGACCGCCTTCATGGGCTACGTCCTGCCCTGGGGCCAGATGAGCTTCTGGGGTGCCAAGGTCATCACCGGCCTGTTCGGTGCGATCCCGCTGGTGGGCGAGCCGCTGCAGATCTGGCTGCTGGGCGGCTTTGCGCCCGACGATGCGGCGCTGAACCGGTTCTTCTCGCTGCACTACCTGCTGCCCTTCGTGATTGCAGCGGTGGTTATCCTGCACATCTGGGCGCTGCACATTCCGGGCTCTTCGAACCCGACCGGTGTCGAGGTGAAGCAGGAATCGGACACTGTGCCGTTCCACCCGTATTACACCGCCAAGGACGGCTTCGGCCTCGGCGTCGTGCTGCTGATCTTCTTCGCGATGGTGTTCTTCAGCCCCAACGCGCTGGGTCACCCCGACAACTATATCGAGGCGAATCCGCTCTCGACCCCGGCGCTGATCGTTCCGGAATGGTATTTCTATCCGTTCTACGCGATCCTGCGCGCCTTCACCTTCGACTTCATCCTGCCCGCAAAGCTGTGGGGCGTGCTGGCGATGTTCGCATCGATCCTGGTGTGGTTCTTCCTGCCCTGGCTCGACCGTAGCCCGGTCCGCAGCGGCCACTACCGCCCGCTGTTCCGCAAGTTCTTCTGGTTCGGCCTGATCCCGTGCATGGCGCTGCTGTTCTATCTGGGCGGCGCACACGCCGAAGAGCCGTACATCATGCTCAGTCAGATCGCGACGGCTTACTACTTCCTGCATTTCCTGGTGATCCTGCCGATCGTCAGCCTGATCGAGAAGCCCGAGCCGCTGCCCTATTCGATAACCGAAGCCGTGCTCGGCTCCGACAAGAAGGCGGTCCTGGGCGAGAACGCCGAACCCGCGGTT
This region of Altererythrobacter sp. CAU 1644 genomic DNA includes:
- the pepN gene encoding aminopeptidase N, whose translation is MDIVATPNNPEGNPELADAAPTPHEPAIIYRKDYRPFAWLVPETKLDFELGLDSTKVTAILSVEPNPQAEASGRIRLNGDGQAPLSVKVDGEAVNSWSVDGEDLIIPLSAESHEIEIATQIDPSANTQLEGLYASNGMLCTQCEAEGFRRITYFPDRPDVLSIFSVSMRGPADQFPVLLCNGNEVARGTTDDGIGWADWHDPWPKPSYLFALVAGNLVANSGTFTTMNGREVTLNIWVRQEDLSRTDHALESLRKSMKWDEEVFGREYDLDLYNIVAVSDFNMGAMENKGLNVFNTKYVLADEDTATDADYDAIEGVIAHEYFHNWSGNRVTCRDWFQLSLKEGFTVLRDQLFSQDMQGEAVKRIEDVRILRAAQFPEDSGPLAHPIRPDSYREISNFYTATVYNKGAEVIRMIRTMVGEARFRQGTDLYFDRHDGEAATCEDFVKAMEDGAEVDLSQFRLWYSQAGTPKVEASLLHSGDTTLLALKQEVPDTPGQSRKQPMVVPLKVALFDRDTGKHSGEQLLILDEAQKGFNFTGFDKPPILSINRGFSAPVTIQRDVPRDDLVFLAANDDDSFARYEAMQELVVGHLVAAARDSLSDTERTAGEDAIAQAMRAILADEALDDAMRGELMMLPSQTYLLEQVARDGATADPGTIHEQREGLKALLGARLAQPLRDIYERVANVPFNGEGARGALKVKTQVLTYVAASDPETAAELAARQYDQADNMTDRQGALMVLCGLDHPERTHKLLDFYTRYRGNALVIDKWFTLQALSLHPDALEHVKALAEHPDFNLKNPNRVRSLYMAFAGNPYAFHVESGEGYRLIADLILALDPINPQTAARFVPSLGKWRKIEPNRSELMRSELERIREAAKLSRDTYEQVARSLDG
- the pgeF gene encoding peptidoglycan editing factor PgeF, yielding MADLPLDIARSRLLGDIPHGFVGHADSGWQFGFGGEGSPPDIAAMRACAADEVLAGSVLVAPHQVHSPDVVTVTQAWEDAPTGRPVADAVVTDRRGISLGIVTADCAPVLFADGEAGVIGAAHAGWRGAHEGVLENTLAAMEALGARRAQIAAAIGPTIAQASYEVDDGFRAQFPADDSRFFVEGREGHWQFDLPAYVAARLARAGLSRIEDLGLDTYANESRYYSYRRATHRAEPNYGRQLSLIALA
- the petA gene encoding ubiquinol-cytochrome c reductase iron-sulfur subunit, which produces MAETTGTATPAEVAEHSEDGVRRRDFINIAAVGAAGVGGVATLLPLISQMAPSADVLAESSTEVDISAIEPGQAIKAVFRKQPLFIKRLTRSEIEAANAIEADSLRDPESLGDRTKEGHEDVLVTMGVCTHLGCVPLGAAEGEIKGEFGGYFCPCHGSHYDTAGRIRKGPAPTNLEVPEYEFTSDTVIRVG
- a CDS encoding threonine aldolase family protein; translated protein: MDRKPFLSDNAASVHPHVWEAMRLADQPDSPYDGDQISARLDARFSELFGRECAAIWIATGTAANCLALATMCQPHGAVVCHEEAHIEVDEGGAPGFFLHGAKLMLASGDGAKITPEGIAALIDPIRDDVHQVQPHAISITQASEYGLSYRLGELAAIGQFARERGLGLHMDGARFANAAAFLGGNASEAAGPVDTLSFGCIKNGGMSAEALVLFDPAQADLVKYRRKRAGHLQCKGRYLAAQILAMLDGDLWLANARAANGAAAEIGQAASDRLMYPVEANEVFMRLTATEREALRAQGFDFYDWGAESARFVTAWNTAQDDAVALRRAIASL
- a CDS encoding GNAT family N-acetyltransferase — protein: MSDTLDVTITHHVQGQGGKYVAHPAGESTTGYLEWEPGEDCDGKEVRVATHTIVPRKIGGRGIASRLVDHLIDHARRKDFLIDPQCSFVAAKFDENPDWADLRAS
- a CDS encoding DMT family transporter; its protein translation is MSDAPPPHALLRPRIALPFLLTALIWGSTWYVITGQIADASASWSIAWRFMIATPAMFLVALLMRRPLALGPRGQMLAVMIGLFQFCGNFNFVYRSEMHLTSGIVAVMFSIVFVPNALLGRAMLGEPISGRFLLGSLVALSGIALLLVHEARVSPLGGNVVLGIGLGMLGMLSASFANIIQAGSVGRVLPMASLLAWSMLYGTAFNIAIAWWAEGVPVLPVVPAFWYGLVWLALAGSVVTFPLYYQLVRELGAGRAAYNGVAVVIIAMLISTLAEGYGWSLLAIGGALLALFGLLIALRARQA
- a CDS encoding cytochrome b — encoded protein: MSFPWARQYEPQNGFMKWMDEKLPLPRLVYNAVGAGYPVPRNLSYMWNFGVLAGFFLVLQIVTGIILAMHYASDATVAFGKVEHIMRDVNWGWLMRYAHANGASFFFIVIYLHIFRGFYYSSYKAPREMIWLLGVVIFLLMMATAFMGYVLPWGQMSFWGAKVITGLFGAIPLVGEPLQIWLLGGFAPDDAALNRFFSLHYLLPFVIAAVVILHIWALHIPGSSNPTGVEVKQESDTVPFHPYYTAKDGFGLGVVLLIFFAMVFFSPNALGHPDNYIEANPLSTPALIVPEWYFYPFYAILRAFTFDFILPAKLWGVLAMFASILVWFFLPWLDRSPVRSGHYRPLFRKFFWFGLIPCMALLFYLGGAHAEEPYIMLSQIATAYYFLHFLVILPIVSLIEKPEPLPYSITEAVLGSDKKAVLGENAEPAV
- a CDS encoding SDR family oxidoreductase, whose product is MGRLFIFGLGYTAGQIAEALEKCGWQVDATGSKGNFDFGDEAAVREALANASHLLSSVPPDRESGGDPVLERYGNAIQGRWIGYLSSTGVYGDTEGAWVDESAPTVTSGASGRRNARAEVDQKWLEIGARAFRLPGIYGPGRSALDRVREGKARRIDLPGQVFSRVHVDDIVAGVVAAIDDDAPPGVYNLADDLPASGNAVIEEACRLLEVDPPPLQSIEEAGLSEMARGFYAENRRVANGKAKRLLGWHPQYPTYREGLSSLL